DNA from Synechococcus elongatus PCC 6301:
TTCAACACGTTGATTTTGAAGGGCCTGCCGCGATCGCCCCGTGGCTTGTAGAACGGGGTCATCAACTCTCGACAACGCTGCTCTCGGCCGGAGATCCATTGCCGGATTGGCGCGATCGTGAAGCGGCGATCATCATGGGTGGGCCGATGAGTGTCGATGAGAATGAGGACTATCCTTGGCTGCTGACGGAAAAGCAGTGGCTGCAAACGGCGATCGCTGCCGATAAAAAGCTTGTTGGCATTTGCTTGGGGGCGCAACTGCTCGCGCAAGCCCTTGGAGCAACGGTCGCACCGGGGCCAGAGCCAGAAATTGGTTGGTTCCCGATTCAGTTCAGCGCGGCGGCGCAGGCGATCGCGGGCATTCCGGCGGAACTGATTGCCTTTCATTGGCATGGGGACCAGTTTTCCCTGCCACCGGCAGCAATCTCCCTCGCCCAAAGTGCTGTCTGTCCTCAACAGGGTTTTCTCTGGGGCGATCGTATTTTGGGGTTGCAGTGCCATCTGGAAATGACTCCTGCAGCGATCGCCACGCTCACCAAAGCGGCGGCAGCGGATCTGCGCCCTGCTCGTTTCATCCAGTCCCCTCAGACCATGCTGGCCGGTTGTGATCGCTGTTCCAGTAACCATGCCGTGCTATTTGCACTGCTGACTAATTTGGGATTCTGATCCTCCCTGACGGCATTGACCTATTCGGCGGTAGTAGACCCATACTTCTTGTCTTGAGCAAGGTGGAGCGATCGCGGCAAGAATGTTCTGTCTCAATCAACGATGCCTTGATGACAGCGATCGCCCTGCCTCGGCGTAGCGCGTTGGTATCCAGACACCAGGAAGATTTTTGTGGCATTGCGGATCTGAAATCACTCAGCCCTTGGGGCAATCAGAAATTTGAGCCAGAGTTTTTGCCAAAATTTTTCACTGCACAGCTGTAGATGGTAGGTCAGTAGAACTCGTATCAAGGGTAACGGTTCTTATTGGTTGACTTTAATACTTTAAAATTCTGACTCACCTCTCACAAGCCAGTGCTCTTACTCAACTCTTTTTTGAAGAACTGGATGGCAGTTGTTTGTATCCTAAGCACAGCGGCTTGCACCTCAAATCAATCAGGCAAACTCTTTGAATCTGTTCAACCTGCGAGAGGCTCAGGAAACAGTCAGCAGACAATTGTAATTGACGTCGAAAACAAGTATAAAATTGCTCGCCAACAAGGTGATCTAGAACAGATCTGTAAACGAGCTCAGCTTACTGCAAGCACTTATTTTTATATACAAGGTTATGACTCTACTACCCATCAGTTTTGGAAGTCAATTGAGAGTCGAGACTGTAAAGCATTTCAAGCAGAGGAATCTCGTATGCTCAAAGAAGAGGCTATTCAAATGATTAGTCCTTTCCGGAGTGTGATGAATCAAACGATTGATTAAGAGAGTTAAGATAAATTGAACAGAGCTAATGACTTATATCAACACTTGCTGAATGGGTGGTCGAGAACCTCTCTAAGCAAGGAAACTTACATAGCAACAGTTATACCTCTGCTTGTGAAATTTACTCTGTGGCTGTAATCATTGTGATGCTAAGACCTACCTAGCTTGGAGACCTGAAGAGACTGTATAAGCCATAAATGAGCTGGCTTGATACTGACCGGTTCAAAGTCAATGCAGCAGATAGCTTCTTCAGAGAATGCTTGGCAAGGGCGAACAGTGCACTTAAGCCTGTGGTCGCCGGTGGAAAAGGCACATCGGTTACAGGGAACTTGATGCAATCGTTTTAGCTGTGCTGCTCCATCCTGTAAGGCACATAAAACAGATAAGAAAAAGAGTGTTAGAACTAGCCAAATGCAAATGGGGCAAACTGAGTTAATGATGATTTGATTCATGATCGTAAGAAGATGTAACCAGGCTTAATGTAAAGCTCTAAGCAAAAACTGCTAGCTGATTCC
Protein-coding regions in this window:
- a CDS encoding type 1 glutamine amidotransferase; its protein translation is MRIEIVQHVDFEGPAAIAPWLVERGHQLSTTLLSAGDPLPDWRDREAAIIMGGPMSVDENEDYPWLLTEKQWLQTAIAADKKLVGICLGAQLLAQALGATVAPGPEPEIGWFPIQFSAAAQAIAGIPAELIAFHWHGDQFSLPPAAISLAQSAVCPQQGFLWGDRILGLQCHLEMTPAAIATLTKAAAADLRPARFIQSPQTMLAGCDRCSSNHAVLFALLTNLGF